DNA sequence from the Nakaseomyces glabratus chromosome E, complete sequence genome:
GGTTCTTTCATTTGAACAATTATGATAATTCAGAaaatataatcaaaatgCAACGAGACATCGATTCTGTTAAGGCACAATTGCATGATGAacttcaaaatattaaaaaaatctTAAAAAGGCCGCACCTTGCTTATAAGGATGAAGTTGATTTCTTAATTGAGGTTCGTAATACACAGGTCAAAGGTATCCCATCTGATTGGGTCAAAGTCAATAACACGAAAATGATAAGCAGATTTCTTACCCCACGGACGAAAGAATTGGTGGAGTTACTAGAATATCAGAATGATCTCTTATACAATGAAATCTCTAAGGAATATGACCAATTTCTGAATAGAATTGCTTCATATTATAATGAAGTGAAAACATTCATAATGAATCTCGCGGAGTATGATTGTTTATTATCTCTAGCAGCTGTGTCTTGTAATGTTGGGTACACAAGGCCAGTTTTCACAGATAGCAATGAGCAATTGATAATAGCCAAGCAAGCGCGGAACCCTATTATAGAATCGCTTGGGGTGGATTATGTTCCTAATGATATTGAGATGGAAAAAGATAGTGGCCGTGTACTTGTTATTACAGGACCTAATATGGGTGGTAAATCGTCGTACATAAGGCAAATTGCTCTGATGGTAATTATGGCTCAAATTGGTTCCTATGTTCCTGCTGAATCACTTAAATTGAGTGTATTTGATAATGTTTTGACAAGAATTGGGTCGCAAGATAATATATTACAGGGACAATCTACATTCAAAGTTGAACTATCTGAGACAGTGGAGATAATAAATTCCTGTACTTCAAAGACTCTTCTTCTACTAGATGAAGTCGGTAGGGGAACAAGCACCAGAGATGGGAATGCCATTGCATGGGCCTTgattaaatattttgttgaagaagaacagtGCCCTTTCATCTTGTTTACTACACATTTCACTATAGTTACGACTGTAAAATCACCATTGTTGAAGAGCTATCATATGAATTACGTGCAGCATAAAAacgaaaatgaaaattggACTACAGTGGTCTTTCTGTATCAATTGAAAGCCGGGGTCACAGATAGCAGTTATGGGCTGAATGTTGCGAAATTGGCAGGTATTGACACACATATTATCAATCGCGCACATGATGTTGCTATCAGTTATAAGAACGACACAGAATTTGACACCAACATGATCTTGTTTCAAAAAGTTAGAAATATCCTGGCCAATAGAACCACGGCAAGGGAGACATTAAAAGTACTATTAGAATTAGATGTTTGATAGAATCTATAGCTACCATtacatatttatatttcttaacattattttattgGCATCTTTGTAACGAATGTTTTCTGGaaattccaattttttatgttttgggAGTGGATCCATGCGGACTGGATGCTAAATGTTAAGGGAAAGTCGATTTGTCGAAAGAGCGATTGAAATCTATTCAAGCATACTAAACTTATAAATTGAATACTACAAAATATAGAATGCAAGCGACATATAGACGATTGCCCTCAAATCACTGACCTAGAGATCATGTTGTACCTTTCTATGAGTGGAACTCTCTCTGAGAACATTGTCAGAGTTTATCCAAGGGACACAGAGCAATCTATTGCTGAATATTCCTTTGACATTACATGCACGCATTGTAGAGAGGCCCATGGGTCACCAGTATTCATCAATGCCTATGAGAAACATGAGATGGCTGGCAGCAGAGGAGAAACCTCCTTTACTATGAAGTGTAAGTTCTGTGGCAATGAAATGTCTATCAACTTGTCGcattttgaagaagcacTATGGAACAGTGAAGCTGAAAGTTACGACAGTGGCTCAATCACCACATCGAGAAAGAAGCACGGTATCAAGAATGTTAGTGGCAATGCCGGTTTGCTATTGCAGCTAGACTGCCGTGGCTGTGATATCTCCAAGTTCAATCCTCAGAACATCACATTTGTCGTCGAGCTACAACAGGGCAAGATGGAATGCATTATCGAAGAAGGCGAGGACGAGTGGTACGACTATGACGACAACCAAGGCGAGGAAGTCTCGATCACCGAGATCAAATTCGATATCATAAAGGGTAAATAGGTGATATCTACCTGGTACACGTAATCTAACGAACATAGCATGTTGAACAAACCATTAGGTCTACATGTGCAATTTGAGAATGGTTTCCCTCATTCTTATTTATGtgtttttaatatttttttttctctttcaaagcATTTTTTCAGcaattttgcgatgagctgaaaaatttcacttATATAAGCTGAGTTAGTCTTTAGTCTTAGTAGTTGATTGTCTTCCCGTTATATACAAACCAAGACATTCTATACAATCAATACTTTGAGGATGGTTACCTTTAACTGTGAAGTTTGCAACGATACCGTTCCCAAGAAGAACACCGAGAAGCATTACTACCGTTGCCCCAATGCTTACTACACATGCATTGACTGTTCAAAGACATTTGACGACGGTGTGAGTTACAAGCAACATACTCAGTGTATCAGTGAGGATGAGAAGTACCAGAAGGCTTTATACAAGGGTAAAAAGAATcagaatcaaaatcaaaaccaaaaccaaaaccagaagaaacagaaacaaACTACTGTGacagaagagaagaaaccAGCCGAAAAGGAAACCAAGAAAGAGGTCAAGAAATCTTTGccaaatttcaagaaaggtGACAACTTGTACAAGATTTTGAAATCCTATAAGGACAAGGAcgacaagaagaaattgctgAAATCGCTAGTTGTCGACAGTGAAGGTCGCATAGTACTAAAGAACTAATATTAAgtcatatataaattttgtagaatagaaaatgaataataagtgcatttttatcaaaataataaattttgatttacTCCGGAATAAATTGCAACTGGTAATGAACGATTACACAACTTAATGCAACTaacaacaaagaaaaaacaagTCAGTCAAAAAGATAAACAGTTGAAACATCTTTTAAACTTTCTTGTTCAGGGATTTTGACATTTTGATGTAGAACTGGTTCAAGGATCGGAGTGGGAAACTCAATGTCTCGAACAGATAGTCCGGCAGTTTCTTCTGTAACTCTTGCAACTCCTCTGCAGTACGCTGTTTCAACAACGGCACGTATATCACCTCCGTATCAACTTCCGTGGTGTTCTCAGCTTGAGATTTCACAAACCCTAGCTTGTAATCCATAATGCCATTCTTGGACCCCTGGCTAGTATCAAACCACAGACCAGTATCGTCCTCATACGTGCGGTGCACACGTACCCCACACAAGTGCTCAAACAGATCCTTGATAATCTCTATAGTCTCCTTATCCTTCTGGGATCTCTCATCGAGTTCATCCCGCTTGCTACGCAACACAGCCAATTGCTCCTTCACACTCTCCAGCTCCACATCTCGAGAATCCAGCTTCTGCCGCAACAGAGTGTTCTCCTGCACTACCCGCTCCACCAGGAGATCAGCAGCATCCAACCGCTTCTGCACAGACTTTTTATACTCACTTAGTGGATCCATCAACCTTGTAATTTTAGCCTTGCCTCTTGACGTACTTTACTGCCAATCCGTGAGCCAACTGCTGAAGTCCCACAAACTTACAGCTCTTCTTGAACCTTATATTCATCACTCATAACGTCAGTGCGTTTTTCTGCCAAAAAATGGTTCCCGAGCAATTGGAAGTCCTTTCAGCAAAGTTTGGAAACTTGACAACAACCATAACAACTTGCAAATAGAAACCGCTATGGTGTTCTAGTACAAGTACCCTTCCGCAATTGATTACCACCACATCGTCCTATAGCAAATACTGCTTACTGTCAATTACGCATCCCCAGTGAAACAATTTTGATAGGAACATATTTGAACTCCCCCCCTTCTCCGGTAGATGGCTTTTTGAGAATACTGATAAACTTGTTTGAACTTAGAGAAACCAATGACCGCTAACGCTTCACTAGGTAAGCTGAATGATCTCCTGGAGGGCATAAGACAGGAGTTTGCCCAGCTTTCCCATGAGGCAAACTCCTACAGACTGCACCAGAAGGACTACGATTACAAGATTAAACAACAATTGGCTGAAATGCAGCAGATAAGAAACACTGTGTATGAACTAGAGATGTCGCATAGAAAGATGAAAGATGCCTACGATGAAGAAATCGAGAGGTTAAAAATTGAACTGGACACTAGAGATCGTCAATTGGCAACCTTGAGTgctcaacaacaacagcaacaacaacaacaacaacaacaacaacaacaacagcaacagcagcaacaacaacaacagcaacaacaacaacaacagcagcaacaacaacaacaacaacaacaacaacaacaacagcttCACCAGCAACAACTTCAGGCGTCACCAACTGGCCAGGGTCATGTCCAGGTCGACCAAAACGGTGCTTACCAGCTCTATCGCCCAGTACAAGCAGCTACTATTGAAACTAATGGTGGGCTACCAGCTGGTGGCCAATCTACTCTTCCCCAACCTTACAATGCTATAGCGGCAAGCCAAGCCGATCACGTGCAACAAAGGCACCGGATGGCTCCTGCTGTTGGCAACCTGACAAGCACACCAACTGTTAATTCCCAACACTCAACTCATCCACCTACTCCTGCattagcttcttcttccaagaTGCAACCTACAGCATTGGCGACTCAACCTGTTACTATGCCAGCAACACAATTACCAACATTTCAGCAGCCGCAGGTTGAGACACCACAAATTAAGCACGAAGCTCCCCAATCTGCTACTCAAATAACTCAAACACCTACTTTACAAAGCGCTACTGTAGCTGCGAATACCCCAAAAGTTCAGACACCATCTGTAGCTACACCTGGAATCCAAGCCACTCCAAGTTCAGCTAATCAGGTTGAAGTTGCTACAGCTCCAACAATTGCAAAATCTCCAGCTAACAAACAACCAGCTATATTGAATCAAACTTCTCCAGTAAACACAGCAGCAAATGCAGCACCCATTCTATCtgagaaaataaaatcaccTCTTCAGGAATCACAAGCACCTGGGACAACTGTTTCAGAGGTCACAACATCTAATGCTGATGCGACACAATCACCTGGTCAAACATCTTCCGCTTTAGATAGCAATAGGCCAGAAATAAACGAGAAAGTGGACGAAAAGGCTACCCAAACAGTGCAAGAAACAGCGGGAAAAAAACAAGATACTGCGGATAAATCAGATGAATCCAACAACTATCTAGTACCACTAGAACAAAGGGCAGACCATGTGAAGCCCATTCCACCATTTTTATTAGATTTAGATGCTTCCTCTGTTCCtgaaaatatgaaaaagcAAACTAATGATTATTATGTTTTGTTTAACCCAGCTCTACCACGCTCGATTGACTTAGACTTACATAAGACTCTAGAACATACTAGTGTGGTATGTTGTGTAAAGTTTAGTAATGATGGGGAGTTTTTGGCCACAGGTTGTAATAAGACAACTCAAATTTATCGTGTATCCGACGGTGAGCTAGTAGCTAGATTTTCTGACGAAAATGCTCATACTGACAAGGCTGATGGTAATGACAATGCCGAAGCTGAGACATCAGCCGGCGCAACCACCGACTTATACATCAGATCTGTTTGTTTCTCACCTGATGGCAAATTTTTAGCAACTGGTGCTGAAGATAAGTTAATAAGAATTTGGGATAtagaacaaaagaagattgTAATGGTCTTAAAGGGCCACGAGCAAGATATCTACTCTTTAGATTATTTCCCTTCAGGAGATAAACTAGTTTCAGGATCCGGTGATAGAACTGTAAGGATATGGGACTTGAAAACTGGCCAATGCACCTTAACTCTATCCATAGAGGATGGTGTAACTACTGTTGCAGTATCTCCTGGAGATGGTAAGTTCATAGCAGCTGGTTCTTTAGACAGAGCTGTCAGAGTTTGGGACTCTGATACAGGCTTTTTAGTAGAGAGACTAGATTCTGAAAACGAGTTGGGTACTGGTCATAAAGATTCAGTATATAGCGTCGTCTTCACTAGGGATGGTAATGGTGTTGTTTCTGGTTCATTGGACCGTTCCGTAAAGCTTTGGAACTTGCGTAATGTAAACCACAATAATGCTGACGGTAAGCCTACCTCTGGAACTTGTGAAGTCACATATACTGGTCATAAGGATTTCGTTCTTTCAGTTGCTACCACAGAAGACgatgaatatattttgtCTGGTTCTAAGGATAGAGGTGTCTTGTTTTGGGACAAGGTTTCCGGAAACCCATTATTAATGTTACAGGGCCATCGTAACTCTGTTATATCTGTTGCAGTAAACCATGGACATCCATTGGGACCAAACTATCACATATTTGCAACAGGGAGTGGTGACTGTAAAGCCAGAATCTGGAAATACATTAAGACCACTACAGAAGTCAATTCAAATGGAAAGATCCAACCAATTTCATAAACCGAACAGAAgacaataatattttaatatttgttgtttattattattgggCGACAAAGTTGTATTATTTACATAAGCGGCAGGTTTTCTAGCAAAACAACAGGTAAATTTTGGTCGAAGGATGTCAAGGACCTAATCTGTTGGTCAATAACGTCAACAGACGATGGAGATTTCTATTGCACAAATATCGAATTAAAGTGTGCGCAGTATCACCTCTTTCTGAGGTGAATATATGAGATCTAGACGAGTGTTACGAGTATTTCTTTAGTTAGGAagacaattttttttgttgtattatatatatatatgtatacTTTAAAGTTTATGAATAGTTCTTAAAAGAAttgtataattttttttgggtttTATACACCAGACAAGTGTTATTCATGCAGAgataaattatatatacttcATTAGTCAGGGATAATGTGCTAGAATATATAGGAAAAATGGCATTACTGcatatattttgtatgCAATATCATTTAAACTCTTCGATGGCTTTGGCCAACCCTTTAGGGTTTGCACCTCTTATCTTATGCAAGATGTCATCATCCTTAGTGAACACAAAAGTTGGCATTGCCGATACACCATAGTATTCAGCAACATCGGGACTTTCATCGACGTCGACCTTGTAGAACTTGACGTCTTTGTACTGGTCCACAAACTTGGACAAGAATGGCACCATAGCCTTACATGGACCACACCAGGTGGCGTAGAAGTCGATGACCGACAAGTTAGAGTCCTTCATCAGCTTCTGGACTTCTTCTAGCGTCTTGACCTGCTTAATAGAAGCATATCCGCCACTGGACTGGAACCTCATCGCAATCGATGGGGCAATTCTTGGGTGTGTGGCAAAACGGCCTAATGTTGGTACTTGGCATCTAGCGGTACGGAAAAGAAGCATGTTGTCGAGATAATATTCGGGTATGTTCTTATTTACATATCTTTGTCAAAGTGCATTCTGCAGTTAGGGGCAATTAACTCATCATTTAAGTAATTTTCCACTTTCACCAGGCTCGGAGTCCAGAAGGAAGTGACTATAGCAACTTTCTGGAACTAAAAGTGAGTCCCACAGTTCGAAAATCATGTAGATCACTATTGTTAACAtgtgaaataaaatatcaaagCCAAAGGGTCTTGCTTTGCTATAATATCgatttctatatttttaagtaatctttgatattgaattttCCGGTATAAACATGTATAAAGTCACAGATGGGTTTCTTATATAGAAAAACAGAGACGTTAAAAAATATGGCTTGGTGTTGAAGGTTGGCACCACTTTTAAACTATTTGCATGAGTGAGTTCTCTTCTGTGTGGAGCTGCATACCTTTAACTGGGAAATGAGGAGGGAGTTTGGTGATAACAATAGGAAAATGATATAGTAAACATgatgaaatgaaatggaaataaaacaaaaagcgTAACAAAACATTAATAAAGAACATCTGAAtgtggaaaaaaaatataatataatcatAACtgaaatgaagaaaagaaaataaaaaccaTCCACTAATGAATGGAAAACACACACGCTCTGGACTGAAAAATACTTTTATGCCATTACAAGTTAAGCCATCTCTATCCGTGGAAGTGCCTCAAaattctttctctttctctcttaCCTTGGTATTTGGTTTGTGGAAGGGGATGCAAAAGTTGTTTCTGTAAGGGGAGGAATATATGTAAGCGTGAGAGAGACAGCCCTCACAAGCAACCGTCTGTGTACAACGCCAGCAGCCTGGAGTCGCTGGCTATATACTCCGCTAGGTCCACCCCGTACTTGCTCCAGTCGATATCCGGCTGCCCGTCCACCTGCGCCACAGACCGCCGCAAATGGCCCTCCAGCGTAAACACCTCCCGCAGCAGGTTCTGGTTATTCATCAGCGTGTCCGTAAACTCCTGGTAGTTCCGCGTCTTGTCCAGCAGGTTGTACAGAACCTGCAACTGCTTCTGCAAGTACTGCTGCTCCACCAGCTTCCGTTCCAGGAACCGCCGCCGCTGCGCAAGAACCTCATAGTCCGCACTCTCCTCCACCCGCCGCTCTTGAAACTCGTCAACGCTCATCGCCACACTCAACTTACCTGGATGTATGGCTCCATTTCAACTATTCACTATACCCACCAgccaaaataaatattttttcagttcATAATGCGCTGCTCTTTTCacaaaaacaagaaatttcAGTGCTGCAACCCCCCTTGGCCCATCCGTGCGGCACTTTCTAAGCATTTCGGTTGCTAAGTGGTGGCAATCGAGACAAATCGTGTAGAACGGTAGTGTGTTGTCGTACAAGGGTACGATAATACCACGCCCCAGCTGGAGTCCTTTACTTATCCGCTGGTTACCCCGCTATCCAGTTATCCCACTATCTGCTGGTTATCCGCTGGTTATCCCGTTGTCCCACTATCTGCTGGTTATCCCACTATCTGCTGGTTATCCCACTATCTGCTGGTTATCCCACTATCTGATGGTTATCCACAATCCCCGACTCACCTTGGGTTATTGCGCTCGTAGCGGGCGTCGAAGAGGCTGAGGTTTAAGGAGCAGTTGTTTATGTCCTCCGTGTCCTGGTAGTTCTTGATGCAGTAGTAGGGCTTGCGCTGCAGCTCGCCCGTGTACTTGTGGAGGCGCTTGTCCCAGATGGCGCACCGCTTCTTGTGTGTGCCTTCGCTCGGTGTGGTGCTGGATGTGGAGTTGGCACTCGCAGTGCCTAGGTCGAGACCCAGGGACAACGCCGGGTCGCGTGTGCAGTCGGTGTCGTCCTCCTCGGGGAAGAAAGAGGACACTTGGAATGGTGGGAGGCACATGAGCTTGTGCATGAGCTTCGTGCGGGACTGCTCGTCACTGATACCGGCCTCGTAAGTGCAGTACGACTTCAACGAGGAAAGGACCTCATAGAACATCAGTTTCAGGCGCAGACTGAAGTTCACACGCTCAAACAACGCGAACAGGCTCTCGATCATGGCACTGGAAGACTCGGTGTCCCTCAGTATTTCCTGGAATACACTGTTCTGGTGCACAGTGAATATCTTCATGAATACATCGAGCTCTATTTCCTTCGCAGAAAGCTCGGAGTCTGAGAGCTGTTGGAAGTGCGCCATCACTTGCACACAGAGCTCATACGATGTGTGCGATTGCTCACCACTCCGATCGTTAGTCTTGCCCTTATGCATCGATAAGTGGTTGATAATCTCGATGAGCATTTGCAAGAACTCCGCCTTGAACTCTTCCCCACTAATGATCTTCTTAAAGAAATCTTGCTCAAATAACTCAATTACTAAGTCTGTAACACGATGGTCTCTGATATCTTCAAATATCTTAGCACACAAGACGTTGTATTTGGTGGTCTCTATAATCGAAAAGATTACATCCCCAACTTTGACCTTGTCCTCGTTAGTGTTTTGGAAGGTCTCGTGAATATAGAACTTCGTAAATGACTGGAAGAGCCATAGATTGGTAAAGTCTAGATACGAGTATAGCTTCTGTGGTGAATTGTTTACGGCAAACTCTTGTAACTCTTCACTACTTAAGAACTCCAGGTTATTTTGGTAGTAGACCAGCTGATAGAACAATTGAATAGCCTTGTCCTTATTTGCCTCTAGGTTCTTGGTTAACAATGCTGATGCTGTCTCCTTTAGTTTTGCAGATGTACTATGGTTGACAATTTTAAAGATAAACCTGTTCATTTCGTGATGACTCACAACGTTATACTCAGAAAGAACTGATTTGTAGTTAAGCTCGATGTAACATCTCTTTTGGTACTCATAAAACACGCAGTTACTTTCAGATtctatatcaaataattcaAGGACATATTTTAAGCCATACGTGTTCTTGATCTGATCAAGTGTCAGTAATTTAGAAGATAGTAAATTAACTAGATCCGATGTCTTAAAGTCcttcctcttcaaataaattgaaataaatttaGAATAATCCCTATTCTTTGCCTgcatcaataacaacaaattaTACCTAGCCTTCTTTTTGGCTTGCTTGTCCTGTTTTGAGCTCAAGAATGTCTTCAAGTTGGTCAAAAACAACTCAGAAAAACCTGTATGATTCTGATCTAATGATGTGGAGTCTGGATGAATGTTTTGATAAAGTCCCATCCAGGAATCTTTTTCACCTTCAGtaatctctttctttgcCTTCTCTTCCTCATAAACAGCAGACATCTCTGACCTCAAATCTGTGTCTGCTCTAATTTCTAGACTGTAGCTTTTCATGATGAACTTCCAAAAATCCATGAATGAAGTTAGAGAATAAGCAATGgaatctctttctttcaagattcttctaataatgaaaatgaaggTTTTAATGAATAGCACATGATCGTTAATATATTGAGAGAAGAGTTTCTTATACCGTAACAACACCTCCATCAAGTACTCTAGCGTCTCAATATCTTCTATCAATTGATGATATACAATGAACTCAATCCATTTGAAGTAAAGGTGATTAGTGTTTAATTGGTGTGCAAACAAAACATACTTTTCTGTTAAAGATTCTCTTGTTTCATTGACTAGCTTACCATTGCATAGATATGTTAGATACCATTCTCCTAGTGATATCTTAACACTCATTGGGTAATTGCTATATTCAATAGCGTCACCGTTGGGTAATTTGACCTTAAGATCTTCGACAATAGAAACTATCTGATCAAAGTTGTAGTTATTGTAGTATTCTGGATCCTGATCCATAACATTTTTAAGGACCATATTATACTGACTTTTCATTAAAGGTGACATCTTGAGATTAATCAATAGGCGGCAATGTATGTATTTGTCATTTGATTCCGTCAGATAAAGAATACCAGAACTAATCAACTTCCTTATGTATGTGGATACTTTGATCAAGCCATATACTATAAGTGTGTTCAGTAGTGAGTATAAAGCCTCTAAAACGGCAGGCAAGGCTTTGCTTTTATCCGACAGTTTTGCCAGTTTAAATACAAGTGACCATATCTCATCCTCAATTTCGTATTCTGGGAATCCATCCATAGTATTTATCTTTAGTAGCAAAAGTTTCGCAGCTAGCTGCCCAGCTTCATAGTGGGAGTGCCTTGAAGGGTGAATAGCCCATAGtattatttgaattatttgtatttttgttgatatttCTTGATCTGAATAACTTGTCCAGTCAAAATCAGTAGCATTATCGTCTAGAGCTCCGGTAAGTCCTGTGTCAACTTGGCTTAACTCGACCACTGTTATAGAACCTGAATTTTCTGTAAATGTCGTTAGTATCAAATCATCTTTAACTTTATTCTCAGATATCGGAGGTGTGTATTTTAGTGTCTCATTTCGGTAGCTTATGAGCTCAAGTTTCCTTTTAATCTCGGCTACTTCATCTGACTTACGGTACAGCGCGCTAGTAATTTGAATCAAACAAGGCTTGTATTTCTCCCAACTCGTTGGCGGGAATAGAAAAACCTCCAAAGATTGCtgtttgaaaagaatacaaATCAACTTTTGAATGCTTGCCAGCAAAGATTCTTTGATACTGTTATTCTTCTTAATGTCgttaataatatatttgtcaTCATTAATCATTGATTTGCTATGCAATATGATATAGTACTGATTCAGTAGAATATCAGTCAACTTCGTAACCATGTACAAAGGATTGCTTTCGGATTCATTGACTTTAGTAGAATTAGTATTGCAGATGCCACTCCAAAACAATTCCAAGATATGTAGCGGTAGAGGTAGGTATTCAAAGTTCTCCACTTTAGATACAAATTGTAATATCCAGAAATGAAAAGTGTTTTTGTCTATAAGTTCTAGTGTATAGCAATTGCCAACCAATTTGAGGAAGTACGAAACTTCGGTTTTCCATGCCTCTAATTTGACGGAATCATTGTAATGTTGAGTCATTTCAAAGATCAATTTCTCCAGAATATGAACGAAGTTATCAGTC
Encoded proteins:
- a CDS encoding uncharacterized protein (CAGL0E00495g~Ortholog(s) have biofilm matrix, cytosol, nucleus localization), which codes for MLYLSMSGTLSENIVRVYPRDTEQSIAEYSFDITCTHCREAHGSPVFINAYEKHEMAGSRGETSFTMKCKFCGNEMSINLSHFEEALWNSEAESYDSGSITTSRKKHGIKNVSGNAGLLLQLDCRGCDISKFNPQNITFVVELQQGKMECIIEEGEDEWYDYDDNQGEEVSITEIKFDIIKGK
- a CDS encoding uncharacterized protein (CAGL0E00517g~Ortholog(s) have nucleolus localization), whose product is MVTFNCEVCNDTVPKKNTEKHYYRCPNAYYTCIDCSKTFDDGVSYKQHTQCISEDEKYQKALYKGKKNQNQNQNQNQNQKKQKQTTVTEEKKPAEKETKKEVKKSLPNFKKGDNLYKILKSYKDKDDKKKLLKSLVVDSEGRIVLKN
- the CSM1 gene encoding Csm1p (CAGL0E00539g~Ortholog(s) have role in attachment of spindle microtubules to kinetochore involved in homologous chromosome segregation, chromatin silencing at rDNA, protein localization to nucleolar rDNA repeats, rDNA condensation); translation: MDPLSEYKKSVQKRLDAADLLVERVVQENTLLRQKLDSRDVELESVKEQLAVLRSKRDELDERSQKDKETIEIIKDLFEHLCGVRVHRTYEDDTGLWFDTSQGSKNGIMDYKLGFVKSQAENTTEVDTEVIYVPLLKQRTAEELQELQKKLPDYLFETLSFPLRSLNQFYIKMSKSLNKKV
- the TUP1 gene encoding chromatin-silencing transcriptional regulator TUP1 (CAGL0E00561g~Ortholog(s) have histone binding, histone deacetylase binding, mediator complex binding, phosphatidylinositol-3,5-bisphosphate binding, transcriptional repressor activity, RNA polymerase II transcription factor binding activity); protein product: MTANASLGKLNDLLEGIRQEFAQLSHEANSYRLHQKDYDYKIKQQLAEMQQIRNTVYELEMSHRKMKDAYDEEIERLKIELDTRDRQLATLSAQQQQQQQQQQQQQQQQQQQQQQQQQQQQQQQQQQQQQQQQQQQLHQQQLQASPTGQGHVQVDQNGAYQLYRPVQAATIETNGGLPAGGQSTLPQPYNAIAASQADHVQQRHRMAPAVGNLTSTPTVNSQHSTHPPTPALASSSKMQPTALATQPVTMPATQLPTFQQPQVETPQIKHEAPQSATQITQTPTLQSATVAANTPKVQTPSVATPGIQATPSSANQVEVATAPTIAKSPANKQPAILNQTSPVNTAANAAPILSEKIKSPLQESQAPGTTVSEVTTSNADATQSPGQTSSALDSNRPEINEKVDEKATQTVQETAGKKQDTADKSDESNNYLVPLEQRADHVKPIPPFLLDLDASSVPENMKKQTNDYYVLFNPALPRSIDLDLHKTLEHTSVVCCVKFSNDGEFLATGCNKTTQIYRVSDGELVARFSDENAHTDKADGNDNAEAETSAGATTDLYIRSVCFSPDGKFLATGAEDKLIRIWDIEQKKIVMVLKGHEQDIYSLDYFPSGDKLVSGSGDRTVRIWDLKTGQCTLTLSIEDGVTTVAVSPGDGKFIAAGSLDRAVRVWDSDTGFLVERLDSENELGTGHKDSVYSVVFTRDGNGVVSGSLDRSVKLWNLRNVNHNNADGKPTSGTCEVTYTGHKDFVLSVATTEDDEYILSGSKDRGVLFWDKVSGNPLLMLQGHRNSVISVAVNHGHPLGPNYHIFATGSGDCKARIWKYIKTTTEVNSNGKIQPIS
- the TRX3 gene encoding Trx3p (CAGL0E00583g~Ortholog(s) have disulfide oxidoreductase activity, role in cellular response to oxidative stress and mitochondrion localization); amino-acid sequence: MLLFRTARCQVPTLGRFATHPRIAPSIAMRFQSSGGYASIKQVKTLEEVQKLMKDSNLSVIDFYATWCGPCKAMVPFLSKFVDQYKDVKFYKVDVDESPDVAEYYGVSAMPTFVFTKDDDILHKIRGANPKGLAKAIEEFK
- the AHC2 gene encoding Ahc2p (CAGL0E00605g~Ortholog(s) have role in histone acetylation and Ada2/Gcn5/Ada3 transcription activator complex, cytoplasm localization); this translates as MSVDEFQERRVEESADYEVLAQRRRFLERKLVEQQYLQKQLQVLYNLLDKTRNYQEFTDTLMNNQNLLREVFTLEGHLRRSVAQVDGQPDIDWSKYGVDLAEYIASDSRLLALYTDGCL